From Thermincola ferriacetica, the proteins below share one genomic window:
- a CDS encoding glycosyltransferase has translation MKYEFKIDMSNDSAHSLVLRHIRFGSQVLEFGPATGYMTRYMKEKLGCIVYCVERDIEAARKAANYCDRMIIADIESMDWIDPLSEKSFDHIVFADVLEHLRDPWKVLEYAKAFLKQGGTVVTSIPNIGHSAVLMELFQGRFEYQPLGILDETHMRFFTKKSVLDLLEKAGLCPIKWLGTIAYPEDTEFKQEYRKFPPALQTILKNREDAHVYQFVTVSKRKEDICQTECCMNFNSLSHANNGYVQVFWKLDGRFDENISAKVPLECNKGFVKYELNLPPKIHGCLRVDPASFPAYGEIKNIALFSNNVHITGELEPVLFWSKENNFEGLSPGPGVVFLDGQDTKKFLCIDFDPQLYLTNVPDIGSDHSLVLRIEMSISENIPQNISAHINELFSENDRLWKELKKKNEQLKTQSNELARTQEELKNKNKQIQHQLEKLEKQDMLLKEKEKCLRGLQIELTQIYNSNGWKALSLYYKTIDKLLPDGTKRRNYLFALKNNIRKSASYLKLYGLKSFIKKVKYKLNSTSVKLDGKNTFDVPQLKLVRVPEKKIEPTDDATVSIIIPTKNAGEDFDLLLAMLQKQKGFKNVEIIIVDSGSTDGTLETAKDYKTKIVTILPEQFSHSYARNLGASHATGNFLLFTTQDAFPPSDLWLYELFCVLKNNEVVAVSCAETPREDADLFYRVIAWNHYKFLEVDKNDRVFCKPEAENYMTLRKNGQLSDIACLISKDIFMKYKYRFNYAEDLDLGIRLIKHGHKIAFLGSTRIIHSHNRPPYYFLKRGYVDNLFLSDIFSDFPIPFIEVNSFIKDIVFTYNILNSVIKSELLNLKLPLKIDEFISIVNNKFQIANRCSYPASIDIDGNEYIDNEFKSFLTRIWYHYSGHRNHESYNGILIDALLGFLDITFQYIRNTYELIDDYVLEDFKSCIFKEYAILCGAHLAYCYLKSPDKEKDALHDIYSELIKGV, from the coding sequence ATGAAGTATGAATTTAAAATCGATATGTCGAATGATAGTGCGCACTCGCTTGTTTTACGCCATATACGTTTTGGTTCTCAAGTACTTGAGTTTGGTCCGGCGACTGGGTACATGACCCGCTATATGAAGGAAAAACTAGGGTGTATTGTATATTGTGTTGAAAGAGATATAGAAGCGGCCAGGAAAGCGGCCAATTACTGTGACAGAATGATTATAGCGGATATAGAGAGCATGGATTGGATTGACCCGCTTTCAGAGAAGTCTTTTGACCATATAGTTTTTGCTGATGTATTAGAGCATTTAAGGGATCCCTGGAAAGTACTTGAGTACGCCAAAGCATTTCTTAAGCAGGGTGGTACGGTAGTTACATCCATTCCTAACATTGGACATAGTGCGGTATTAATGGAGCTGTTTCAAGGAAGGTTCGAGTATCAGCCTTTAGGGATACTTGATGAAACTCATATGAGGTTCTTTACAAAGAAAAGCGTTTTGGATCTATTAGAAAAGGCTGGACTATGTCCGATTAAATGGTTAGGAACTATTGCTTATCCCGAAGATACTGAATTTAAGCAAGAATACAGAAAGTTTCCACCAGCCCTCCAAACAATATTAAAAAACCGAGAAGATGCTCATGTATATCAGTTTGTTACAGTATCCAAAAGAAAAGAGGACATATGTCAAACAGAATGTTGCATGAACTTTAATAGCTTATCTCATGCAAATAACGGATATGTGCAGGTTTTTTGGAAATTAGATGGTAGATTTGATGAGAACATATCTGCAAAAGTACCTCTAGAGTGCAACAAAGGGTTTGTGAAATATGAATTGAACCTTCCCCCGAAAATACATGGATGTTTGCGAGTAGATCCAGCAAGTTTTCCAGCTTATGGTGAAATTAAAAACATTGCATTATTTTCTAATAATGTTCATATTACTGGAGAACTTGAGCCGGTGCTATTTTGGAGTAAAGAAAACAATTTTGAAGGCTTGTCTCCGGGGCCAGGCGTAGTGTTTCTAGATGGCCAGGATACTAAAAAATTTTTATGTATTGATTTTGACCCGCAACTATATTTAACCAATGTGCCCGATATAGGCAGTGACCATTCTTTAGTTTTAAGGATAGAAATGAGTATTTCTGAAAATATACCCCAAAATATTTCTGCTCATATTAACGAACTTTTCTCCGAAAATGATAGACTATGGAAAGAACTTAAGAAAAAAAATGAACAATTGAAAACACAGTCTAATGAGTTAGCAAGGACACAAGAAGAATTGAAAAATAAAAACAAACAAATTCAGCACCAGTTAGAAAAGTTGGAAAAACAGGATATGTTGTTGAAAGAAAAAGAAAAGTGTCTTCGCGGATTACAGATTGAACTTACACAAATTTATAATTCAAATGGTTGGAAAGCGCTTTCATTATACTATAAAACAATCGATAAGCTACTGCCAGATGGAACGAAAAGAAGAAATTATTTATTTGCTCTTAAAAATAATATTCGTAAGTCCGCCAGTTATCTAAAATTGTATGGTTTGAAAAGTTTTATAAAAAAAGTGAAATACAAGTTAAATTCAACCAGCGTGAAACTAGACGGTAAAAATACCTTTGATGTTCCGCAGTTAAAGTTAGTCCGTGTTCCAGAAAAAAAAATAGAGCCAACTGATGATGCAACTGTTTCAATTATTATCCCAACAAAAAATGCAGGTGAGGATTTTGATTTACTTTTGGCTATGCTCCAAAAGCAAAAAGGGTTTAAGAATGTAGAAATTATTATAGTAGATTCCGGAAGTACTGATGGGACACTGGAAACTGCAAAAGATTATAAAACAAAAATAGTAACAATCTTGCCAGAACAATTTTCTCATTCATACGCAAGGAATTTAGGAGCCAGTCATGCAACAGGTAATTTTCTACTTTTCACTACCCAAGATGCTTTTCCCCCATCTGATTTGTGGCTTTACGAGCTTTTTTGCGTGTTAAAAAATAATGAAGTTGTAGCCGTTTCGTGTGCAGAAACTCCCCGAGAAGATGCTGATTTGTTTTATAGAGTTATTGCTTGGAATCATTATAAATTTTTAGAAGTAGATAAAAATGACAGGGTTTTCTGTAAGCCTGAAGCAGAAAATTACATGACTTTAAGGAAGAACGGGCAACTTTCGGATATTGCTTGCTTAATTTCTAAAGATATTTTTATGAAATATAAATATAGGTTTAACTATGCAGAAGATTTAGATCTTGGAATAAGACTGATAAAACATGGCCATAAAATTGCCTTTCTTGGTTCTACCAGAATTATTCATTCTCATAATAGACCGCCATATTACTTTTTAAAGAGAGGTTATGTTGATAATCTGTTTTTGTCAGACATATTTTCTGATTTTCCTATTCCATTTATTGAAGTAAACTCTTTTATTAAAGATATTGTTTTTACATACAATATTTTAAATTCTGTCATTAAAAGTGAATTATTAAATTTAAAGTTACCTCTTAAAATAGATGAGTTCATTAGTATCGTTAATAATAAATTTCAAATTGCTAATCGTTGTAGTTATCCTGCTTCTATTGATATTGATGGCAATGAATATATAGATAATGAATTCAAGTCTTTTCTAACAAGAATTTGGTATCATTATTCAGGGCACAGAAATCATGAATCTTACAATGGTATTCTTATCGATGCGCTTCTTGGTTTTCTTGATATAACCTTTCAATATATAAGAAACACTTACGAATTAATAGATGACTATGTACTTGAAGATTTTAAATCATGCATCTTTAAAGAGTATGCTATTTTATGCGGCGCACATTTGGCCTATTGCTATTTAAAAAGCCCAGACAAAGAAAAAGATGCATTACATGATATTTACAGCGAGCTCATTAAAGGGGTATAA
- a CDS encoding ABC transporter ATP-binding protein yields the protein MDKDIAIKVQNVSKIYKLYDKPIDRLKESINPFGKKYHKDFYALKDVSFEVKKGETVGIIGKNGSGKSTLLQLITGVLTPTTGSIQVNGKVSALLELGAGFNPELTGIENVYLNGTIMGYSKEEMDKRLDDILSFADIGDYVKQPVKTYSSGMFVRLAFAVAVSVDPDILIVDEALAVGDMHFQLKCIDKMKSFKEDGKTILFVSHDIYSVRNFCDHVIWMMDGKIYLRGNVLSVTDQYMDYVKSELEQVDTPISGERKNGILNIDAVTILNDNDEEKNKFLFGENIKVVVDYTLSEKLPGVIGGVAIFDRRNSYICGLNTKLDEVKLPTSPGSYQLILQYKNMNLLPGSYFIDVGFFESSGIVPLDYKSRIASFQIFSTHYMAEGLTLLNHIWNYKKRT from the coding sequence ATGGATAAAGATATAGCTATTAAAGTACAAAACGTATCAAAGATATATAAACTGTATGATAAGCCAATAGATAGATTGAAAGAGTCTATAAACCCATTTGGGAAAAAGTATCATAAGGACTTTTATGCCTTAAAGGACGTATCATTTGAAGTTAAAAAAGGTGAAACTGTTGGTATTATTGGGAAAAATGGGTCAGGGAAATCAACATTGTTGCAACTTATAACAGGAGTTCTTACGCCTACAACGGGTTCGATTCAAGTAAATGGTAAGGTATCAGCATTATTAGAACTTGGTGCAGGATTTAATCCGGAACTTACAGGAATAGAAAATGTATATTTGAACGGAACTATAATGGGTTATAGTAAAGAAGAGATGGATAAGAGACTTGATGACATACTCTCTTTTGCAGATATAGGTGATTATGTTAAACAACCTGTGAAAACCTATTCCAGCGGTATGTTTGTTAGATTGGCTTTTGCGGTAGCAGTAAGTGTTGACCCTGATATTTTAATTGTTGACGAAGCCCTGGCTGTAGGGGACATGCATTTTCAATTGAAGTGTATTGATAAAATGAAATCTTTTAAAGAGGATGGCAAGACTATACTTTTTGTTAGCCATGACATATATTCTGTGCGCAATTTTTGCGACCATGTTATTTGGATGATGGATGGAAAAATTTATTTAAGAGGCAATGTTTTGAGTGTAACAGACCAATATATGGACTATGTAAAATCGGAACTCGAACAAGTAGATACTCCTATATCAGGAGAAAGGAAAAATGGGATACTCAACATAGACGCAGTTACTATTTTGAATGACAATGACGAGGAAAAAAATAAATTTCTTTTTGGTGAAAATATTAAAGTTGTAGTTGATTATACACTTAGTGAGAAATTGCCAGGAGTAATTGGTGGAGTAGCTATATTTGACAGGCGGAATAGCTATATATGTGGTCTTAACACTAAGTTGGACGAGGTAAAGTTACCAACTTCTCCCGGCAGTTATCAATTAATTTTGCAATATAAAAATATGAATTTGTTGCCTGGTTCGTATTTTATAGATGTTGGTTTTTTTGAAAGCTCTGGAATTGTACCCTTAGATTATAAAAGCCGAATTGCTTCTTTTCAAATTTTCTCGACACATTATATGGCTGAAGGTCTTACCCTACTGAATCATATATGGAATTATAAGAAACGAACTTAA
- a CDS encoding glycosyltransferase — translation MQNALKNYSRKFDAVVCLSAIDWDFLWQRTQEIMFQFACMGYPVLFVENTGVRTPRIKDVPRVLNRAKNALAKLKNRTAWARNKQYAESLKIHSPLALPFPYFKPAIKINNMLLKRRIMKFSQETGIPVNRMLMWTYMTTPLALELSNGLPWAGVVVDLVSDPCKVPGAEKLKPFHLQILQRAHLVACASKPMFDQVKTQMPSNQVDKVILIEDGFSAWLAEAADKEINVVTDASFRPTAVYIGGINQKIWWEALIHLAKNFPEVSFVLIGPKETEKLPTDELPNVTWLPPFSNYTQLGAFLKRCQVGLIPYVKDTYVAGMRPAKINEYMVMGLPIVATKLPELVRFTKEHGSGVMYVAETPEEFVFALKKALEEDCIKLRSKRRQIAHEHAWIKVCGKLEGKLHQLI, via the coding sequence ATGCAAAATGCGTTAAAAAATTATTCACGTAAATTTGATGCTGTTGTTTGTCTTTCTGCCATAGACTGGGACTTTTTATGGCAGCGTACGCAGGAAATAATGTTTCAGTTTGCCTGTATGGGTTACCCCGTTCTTTTTGTTGAAAATACAGGTGTGCGCACGCCACGAATAAAGGATGTTCCCAGGGTATTAAACCGGGCAAAAAATGCGTTAGCCAAATTAAAAAATAGAACAGCCTGGGCAAGAAATAAACAATACGCCGAATCATTAAAAATACATAGTCCTCTTGCATTGCCCTTTCCATATTTCAAGCCGGCCATTAAAATAAACAATATGTTGCTTAAACGCCGGATTATGAAGTTCAGTCAGGAAACCGGGATACCTGTAAACCGCATGTTAATGTGGACCTACATGACAACACCGTTGGCTCTGGAACTGTCAAATGGGTTGCCCTGGGCCGGGGTAGTGGTTGATCTGGTCAGTGATCCTTGCAAGGTTCCCGGGGCGGAAAAGCTCAAACCTTTTCACCTGCAAATACTGCAGAGAGCTCACCTGGTTGCCTGCGCATCTAAGCCAATGTTCGATCAAGTTAAGACGCAAATGCCAAGCAATCAGGTTGACAAAGTCATATTGATTGAAGATGGATTTTCGGCCTGGCTGGCCGAGGCTGCTGATAAAGAAATAAATGTGGTTACAGATGCTTCTTTTCGACCGACGGCTGTTTACATCGGCGGAATTAATCAAAAAATCTGGTGGGAGGCTCTTATCCATCTCGCCAAGAACTTTCCTGAAGTATCGTTCGTTCTCATTGGGCCAAAAGAAACAGAAAAATTGCCCACCGATGAACTGCCTAATGTGACATGGTTACCGCCTTTTTCAAATTACACCCAGCTAGGTGCATTTTTAAAGAGATGCCAAGTTGGTTTAATACCGTATGTAAAGGATACATATGTGGCGGGGATGAGGCCGGCCAAAATCAATGAATACATGGTCATGGGTTTGCCGATAGTAGCGACTAAGCTGCCGGAACTGGTAAGGTTTACAAAAGAACATGGCTCTGGGGTTATGTATGTGGCTGAAACTCCTGAAGAATTTGTTTTCGCACTGAAAAAAGCCCTTGAAGAGGATTGTATAAAATTACGTAGCAAACGAAGACAAATAGCCCATGAGCATGCGTGGATAAAAGTCTGTGGTAAGTTAGAGGGAAAATTACACCAATTGATTTAA
- a CDS encoding glycosyltransferase family 4 protein — MSTKVRILEIITLGEIGGAQNVFADLVQGITEYGRNVEIDIVFGKGDYLKEIFAGWPFGEVIQIPFMARNLNLSADLKVLFFLKRLCKERKYDIVHCHSSKASFLARVAARWAGVPRICMTVHGLPFHQGISPVESAVYRAVEKLAFPLASEYIFVSRADIKEALELGLHENKVKFIPNGRPIPKKPMQGLRQKYGIPRERPIVCMAARLSPVKNPMFFLRVAKRVLLKIQEGCKPVFILIGDGPMMQQCLDFVKGTGLERDILLTGEIKEAAAHFWDADVGVLTSEYEACPLVLIEAMATGTPVVAPDVGGISGIVQKDRTGFLYPAGNEEEAAACLIKLLKDEKLRREMKKAALQRYYAEFTVQKMIEGYMSIFDLTGA; from the coding sequence ATGAGCACGAAAGTGCGCATTCTGGAGATTATTACGTTGGGCGAGATTGGCGGAGCGCAGAACGTATTTGCCGATTTAGTCCAAGGTATAACCGAATATGGCCGGAATGTCGAAATTGATATTGTCTTTGGGAAAGGGGATTATCTAAAAGAAATTTTTGCCGGTTGGCCTTTTGGCGAAGTAATACAAATACCTTTTATGGCAAGAAACTTAAATTTATCCGCAGACTTAAAAGTACTATTTTTTTTAAAGAGACTGTGTAAAGAACGTAAATACGATATTGTGCACTGCCATAGTTCCAAGGCTTCCTTTCTGGCACGCGTTGCGGCCCGATGGGCCGGTGTTCCCAGAATATGCATGACGGTACACGGACTACCCTTTCACCAGGGAATTTCACCAGTGGAATCAGCCGTTTACAGAGCTGTAGAAAAATTGGCCTTTCCTCTGGCGTCAGAATATATATTTGTTTCACGTGCTGATATAAAGGAGGCCTTAGAATTAGGGCTTCATGAGAATAAAGTAAAATTTATCCCCAATGGCAGACCTATACCCAAAAAGCCTATGCAAGGATTGCGCCAAAAATATGGAATTCCACGAGAAAGACCCATTGTATGTATGGCGGCCAGACTCAGCCCTGTTAAAAATCCCATGTTTTTTTTGCGAGTGGCTAAAAGAGTTTTGCTGAAAATCCAAGAGGGCTGTAAACCGGTTTTTATCTTAATCGGTGACGGCCCTATGATGCAACAGTGTTTGGATTTTGTTAAAGGAACCGGTTTGGAGAGGGATATTCTCCTGACAGGAGAGATAAAAGAAGCTGCTGCACACTTTTGGGATGCCGATGTAGGGGTGCTTACATCTGAGTATGAAGCCTGTCCGCTTGTGCTGATAGAAGCTATGGCCACCGGGACACCGGTAGTTGCTCCTGATGTGGGGGGGATTAGCGGTATTGTTCAGAAAGACCGGACAGGCTTTCTATATCCTGCAGGCAATGAAGAAGAAGCGGCTGCCTGTCTGATAAAATTGTTAAAGGATGAAAAGCTGCGCCGGGAAATGAAAAAGGCAGCTCTGCAAAGGTATTATGCAGAATTTACTGTCCAGAAAATGATTGAAGGTTATATGAGTATTTTTGATTTGACAGGGGCTTAA
- a CDS encoding glycosyltransferase family 2 protein, with protein sequence MFASEDINTQYQKWIHKRKAYYSEKPFNCSVVPVIGIMMPVNYTEHIRIQDSVKSILAQDSPYWHLYLVTDDPTELGTKESLVKQIKTDKRISIIWRSGADVAGIVKKMTQVDYVLFMDVNDRLSSEAVATFQKTLIKDRNLDLIYADEDTFDGVSGQRFNPVFKPGWSPHLLLSFNYIGHPVVLRKELLEKVGKTVFFSNNWEYRILLSLTNLHVNAKRIPEMLCSRISPADFIVNESEENHNSGYLAIKEALSKKGLHATVRFCPEMGIYATRLGIKEKEKISIIIPTKDNGKILQGCLESILEKSSYDNYEILIIDNGSTDESTLIFLADIKKFDKIRVLSYLKEFNYPLVNNFGAANAAGKHLVFLNDDTKVISSDWLEALLEYSQMQEVGAVGALLLFPNGLIQHAGIVIGMRGSASHAFYKYEADKPGYLNLIQCVRNVSAVTAACMMIKAETFAKVGGFDPRFRLGMNDVDLCLRLLKMGLYNVYTPYAKLIHYESLTRNEYVDDNEIEMFKRLHCEFISNGDPYYHPELSLERNDYSLAI encoded by the coding sequence TTGTTTGCTTCTGAGGACATAAACACCCAGTATCAAAAATGGATACATAAAAGAAAAGCTTATTATTCTGAGAAGCCATTTAATTGCAGTGTCGTTCCTGTTATCGGCATTATGATGCCTGTTAACTATACAGAGCACATACGTATTCAAGATTCCGTAAAGTCTATATTAGCTCAGGATTCGCCATATTGGCATTTATATTTGGTAACTGATGACCCTACTGAACTCGGTACAAAAGAAAGCTTAGTAAAACAGATTAAAACGGATAAACGTATCTCAATTATTTGGCGTTCAGGTGCGGACGTTGCCGGTATTGTTAAAAAAATGACTCAAGTAGATTATGTCTTATTTATGGATGTAAATGATCGTCTTAGTTCTGAAGCCGTGGCGACTTTTCAAAAAACTTTGATTAAAGACCGAAATTTAGATTTGATATACGCCGATGAAGATACGTTTGACGGGGTGTCAGGTCAACGATTTAATCCTGTTTTTAAACCGGGATGGTCACCTCACTTATTACTTTCGTTTAACTATATTGGTCATCCAGTAGTATTACGTAAGGAATTATTAGAAAAGGTAGGCAAAACGGTATTTTTTAGTAACAACTGGGAATATAGGATTTTGTTAAGCCTGACTAACCTACATGTAAATGCCAAGCGAATACCGGAAATGTTGTGTAGTAGAATTAGTCCCGCCGATTTTATTGTAAATGAATCGGAGGAGAATCATAATTCAGGTTATTTGGCAATAAAGGAAGCATTAAGTAAAAAAGGCCTTCATGCAACAGTTCGATTTTGTCCTGAGATGGGAATCTATGCTACTAGGTTGGGCATTAAAGAGAAAGAAAAGATTTCAATAATAATTCCCACTAAAGATAACGGTAAAATATTACAAGGATGTTTGGAGAGCATACTGGAAAAATCTAGTTATGACAACTATGAAATATTAATTATTGATAATGGCAGTACTGACGAATCTACTTTAATATTTTTGGCGGATATAAAAAAATTCGATAAGATTAGGGTATTAAGTTATCTAAAGGAGTTTAATTACCCGCTGGTTAACAATTTTGGCGCAGCTAATGCAGCGGGAAAACATTTGGTTTTTTTAAATGATGATACCAAAGTAATCAGCTCTGATTGGCTGGAAGCTCTTCTTGAATACAGTCAGATGCAAGAGGTGGGCGCTGTAGGGGCATTGCTATTATTTCCTAACGGCCTCATTCAGCATGCCGGAATTGTTATCGGCATGAGAGGAAGCGCATCTCATGCTTTCTACAAATACGAAGCTGATAAGCCCGGTTATTTGAATTTAATTCAGTGTGTTCGGAATGTATCTGCGGTAACGGCAGCTTGCATGATGATTAAAGCTGAAACTTTTGCCAAAGTAGGTGGTTTTGATCCCAGGTTTCGGTTAGGCATGAACGATGTAGATTTGTGTTTAAGGTTGTTAAAGATGGGTTTATATAATGTATATACGCCATATGCAAAGCTGATCCATTATGAATCATTAACCAGAAACGAATATGTAGACGATAATGAAATTGAAATGTTTAAAAGACTTCATTGCGAATTTATATCTAATGGTGATCCCTATTATCATCCTGAACTAAGCCTTGAACGAAATGACTATTCACTGGCAATATAA
- a CDS encoding sugar transferase codes for MWLTYNKSRYSFFIMLADAVIINISIVLAYLVRFNFALPAFNFQPYLEMSVWITLGAVFFFHAYHLYSISARTKWDDQFYSVILAVTLTLMLSISLTYISANYSFPRSVFLLSWVLQIMFMLLWRYFLWKLSKRVLGVQKAVLIGDKQDAATLADELKKFPESHIEIAGLIVTENKPVDRVEKYEVLGDLTNYESILANTDLYDVAVITPSLPITIKEKIVCSCYNYGKEALLVPDLYEVLLIRANLDLIDDIPLFSVKDTNGNNDPVKRCLDVVLGSIGLIIALPIMAVLAVIIKLDSPGPIIYRQERVTKGGRVFTLYKFRTMVEDAEATTGPVFAMEDDQRATRVGKFLRKSRLDELPQLINVIKGDMSLVGPRPERPVFVERFSKEINGYDHRHRMKPGLTGVAQVAGKYDTGPREKLIFDLLYAKRNGILVDIQILLNTVKVLFMRDKAL; via the coding sequence ATGTGGCTTACATATAACAAATCCAGATATTCTTTTTTTATAATGCTAGCAGATGCGGTAATTATTAATATTAGCATAGTTCTCGCTTATCTGGTTCGGTTTAACTTTGCTCTACCGGCATTTAATTTTCAACCGTACCTGGAGATGTCAGTTTGGATTACGTTAGGGGCCGTATTCTTTTTTCATGCTTACCACCTCTATTCCATTTCGGCCCGCACCAAGTGGGACGATCAGTTTTATTCAGTTATTTTGGCCGTAACCCTTACCTTGATGTTAAGTATCTCCTTAACCTACATCAGCGCGAATTATTCTTTTCCCAGGTCTGTTTTTTTGTTAAGCTGGGTGCTACAAATTATGTTTATGCTGCTGTGGAGGTACTTCCTGTGGAAACTGAGCAAAAGGGTTTTAGGGGTACAAAAGGCTGTTTTAATCGGCGATAAACAGGACGCTGCAACACTGGCAGATGAACTGAAGAAATTTCCGGAAAGCCACATTGAGATTGCAGGGTTAATAGTTACGGAAAATAAACCGGTTGACAGAGTAGAAAAATACGAAGTACTGGGTGACTTAACTAATTACGAAAGCATTCTGGCCAATACTGATTTGTATGATGTTGCAGTTATCACCCCTTCCCTGCCCATAACTATAAAAGAGAAAATAGTCTGCAGTTGTTATAATTACGGGAAAGAAGCGCTGCTCGTACCGGATTTATACGAAGTGCTTCTGATCAGGGCAAACCTTGATCTGATTGACGATATACCTTTGTTTAGCGTCAAAGACACCAACGGAAATAATGATCCGGTGAAACGGTGTTTAGATGTTGTGTTGGGAAGTATAGGACTTATAATTGCTCTACCGATAATGGCTGTTCTGGCAGTGATTATTAAATTAGACTCGCCGGGGCCTATCATTTATAGGCAAGAGAGGGTAACCAAAGGCGGCAGGGTTTTTACCTTGTACAAATTCAGGACCATGGTAGAAGATGCTGAAGCAACTACCGGACCTGTTTTTGCTATGGAAGATGACCAACGGGCAACAAGGGTAGGTAAGTTCCTGCGCAAATCCAGGTTGGATGAGCTTCCACAGTTGATAAATGTGATAAAAGGCGATATGAGCCTGGTGGGCCCAAGACCGGAACGACCGGTGTTTGTGGAGCGGTTCTCCAAAGAGATCAATGGTTATGACCATCGCCACAGGATGAAACCGGGCCTGACAGGGGTAGCTCAAGTTGCGGGCAAGTACGATACAGGGCCCAGGGAAAAATTGATTTTTGATTTACTATACGCTAAGCGCAATGGTATTCTGGTTGATATTCAAATTCTGTTGAACACAGTAAAAGTGCTGTTTATGAGGGATAAGGCGTTATGA
- a CDS encoding copper amine oxidase N-terminal domain-containing protein — translation MNNEKGVVTCGKTLVPIRLMSENLGAKVTWDAINKMVTVDTNVGDELKRIKLFIGKRNAFVKEIPVPLEVPAEIRGNLTYVPLRFLGENLGFDVGWDNVTKTVLVKKKISIQVLFFS, via the coding sequence ATAAATAATGAAAAAGGTGTTGTCACATGTGGAAAGACATTAGTACCTATTCGGTTGATGTCGGAAAATCTAGGGGCCAAAGTAACATGGGATGCAATAAATAAAATGGTAACTGTTGACACTAATGTTGGAGACGAATTAAAGAGAATTAAACTTTTCATTGGAAAACGAAATGCTTTTGTAAAAGAAATTCCTGTTCCCTTGGAAGTACCTGCAGAAATAAGAGGAAATTTGACTTACGTACCCTTAAGATTCCTGGGAGAAAATCTTGGTTTTGATGTTGGTTGGGATAATGTTACTAAAACGGTTTTAGTAAAGAAAAAAATAAGTATCCAGGTGCTATTTTTTAGCTGA
- a CDS encoding ABC transporter permease: MSYLKQFYLFLIDTIKCRGLIFELAKKDFRAKHLGSYLGILWAFVQPTITILIFWFVFQVGFKSTPVDNFPFILWLLCGMVPWFFFSEAISNATNAVIENSYLVKKVVFRVSILPIIKIVSALFIHIFFIIFLFLMFFLYGYKPNIYNIQIIYYLLATVILVLGISWITSSLIIFLRDIGQIVGMLLQFGFWMTPIFWSLKIVPEKYHNILKLNPIYYIVEGYRESFIYRTWFWEHLYLSIYFWIITLSLFIIGALMFRRLRPHFADVL, from the coding sequence ATGAGTTATTTGAAACAGTTTTATTTGTTCTTGATTGATACAATTAAGTGTAGAGGCCTAATTTTTGAATTAGCAAAAAAGGATTTTAGGGCAAAGCATTTAGGCTCATACCTTGGTATTCTTTGGGCCTTTGTTCAACCAACCATTACCATCTTGATTTTCTGGTTTGTATTTCAAGTTGGGTTTAAATCGACTCCTGTTGATAATTTTCCTTTTATACTGTGGCTTTTATGTGGGATGGTACCGTGGTTTTTCTTTTCGGAAGCTATATCCAATGCTACCAATGCTGTAATAGAAAACAGTTATCTTGTGAAGAAAGTAGTTTTCAGAGTCAGCATATTGCCAATCATTAAAATAGTATCGGCGTTATTTATTCATATATTTTTTATCATTTTTTTGTTTTTAATGTTTTTCTTATATGGTTACAAGCCAAATATTTACAATATACAAATAATCTATTATTTGTTGGCAACTGTTATTTTGGTTTTGGGGATTTCATGGATAACTTCGTCGCTAATAATTTTTCTAAGAGATATAGGACAAATAGTTGGAATGTTACTGCAGTTTGGTTTTTGGATGACTCCAATATTTTGGTCATTAAAAATAGTGCCTGAAAAGTATCACAACATTTTGAAACTAAATCCCATCTATTATATAGTGGAAGGGTACCGGGAAAGTTTTATTTATCGTACATGGTTCTGGGAGCATTTATATTTAAGCATTTATTTTTGGATTATAACTCTTTCTCTGTTTATAATCGGGGCTTTAATGTTTAGAAGACTTAGACCACACTTTGCAGATGTCTTATAA